Proteins co-encoded in one Capsicum annuum cultivar UCD-10X-F1 chromosome 9, UCD10Xv1.1, whole genome shotgun sequence genomic window:
- the LOC107840936 gene encoding uncharacterized protein LOC107840936, translated as MDPCPFVRLIIESLALKLPLIPTKSTSHHGIHPSSTPCYAKIKLKNFPTQTTILPLTPSSDNNNSLSPPETASVAAEFHLDPAALRRFSGKCMTLCVSVFIGRMGSHACGVTSGKLMGSVQVNIDLGGTYSKARVFQNGWMKLDKPVAMLHITVRAEPDPRFVFQFGGEPECSPVVFQIQGNIKQPVFSCKFNADRNNRSRSLPTDFNLNNRGWMRTFSGERDRTTRERKGWMIIIYDLSGSAVAAASMITPFVPSPGSDRVSRSNAGAWLILRPNGASVSSWKPWGRLQAWRERGPVDGLGYKFELVTNTGLTSTIPIAEGTMSMKKGGKFCIDNTMKDTALSTNSPIRGFVMVSNVEGEGKISAPMVQVGVQHVTCMADAALFIALSAAIDLSMDACRLFSQKLRKELCHDDQESYF; from the exons ATGGATCCATGTCCATTTGTTCGTTTAATTATCGAATCTTTAGCTTTAAAACTTCCATTAATCCCAACTAAATCAACTTCTCATCATGGTATTCACCCTTCTTCAACACCATGCTATGCTAAAATTAAGCTCAAAAATTTCCCTACGCAAACAACAATTCTACCACTTACGCCAAGTTCTGATAACAACAACTCGTTATCGCCCCCGGAAACCGCCTCTGTTGCAGCCGAATTTCACCTCGATCCGGCTGCATTACGGCGGTTTTCGGGTAAATGTATGACACTGTGTGTGTCTGTGTTTATTGGACGTATGGGTAGTCATGCATGTGGTGTTACGTCTGGGAAATTGATGGGTTCTGTTCAG GTGAATATTGATTTGGGTGGGACCTATTCGAAGGCGCGTGTGTTTCAAAACGGGTGGATGAAATTGGATAAACCGGTGGCGATGTTGCATATAACGGTTCGAGCTGAACCGGACCCCCGGTTTGTTTTTCAATTTGGTGGTGAACCGGAGTGTAGCCCGGTGGTTTTTCAAATTCAAGGAAATATAAAACAACCGGTTTTTAGTTGCAAATTTAATGCTGACCGAAATAATCGTTCACG ATCTCTCCCAACTGATTTCAACTTAAACAATAGAGGATGGATGAGAACATTTTCTGGAGAAAGGGATAGAACAACAAGGGAAAGAAAAGGGTGGATGATAATAATCTATGACCTATCAGGCTCAGCTGTTGCAGCTGCCTCAATGATCACACCATTTGTACCTTCTCCAGGTTCGGACCGCGTGTCGCGGTCAAATGCAGGAGCATGGCTAATCCTCCGGCCCAATGGGGCTTCCGTTAGCAGCTGGAAGCCCTGGGGCCGGCTCCAGGCGTGGAGAGAAAGAGGACCGGTTGATGGACTCGGATACAAATTCGAGCTTGTTACTAACACTGGACTTACTAGTACTATACCAATAGCTGAAGGCACAATGAGCATGAAAAAAGGTGGTAAATTTTGCATAGACAATACAATGAAAGACACTGCATTGAGCACGAATTCTCCTATCCGAGGATTCGTGATGGTGTCGAATGTGGAAGGCGAAGGGAAGATTAGCGCCCCGATGGTACAAGTCGGGGTGCAACATGTCACTTGTATGGCTGATGCTGCCCTATTTATCGCGCTATCGGCTGCTATTGATCTTAGTATGGATGCTTGTAGGCTATTCTCTCAAAAACTCAGGAAGGAACTTTGCCATGATGATCAAGAATCATACTTCTAA